A genomic segment from Lasioglossum baleicum chromosome 5, iyLasBale1, whole genome shotgun sequence encodes:
- the LOC143208558 gene encoding mitochondrial import inner membrane translocase subunit TIM50-C yields MAFATRSLRHFYKIYNGSTGAIYSTLRQPITRVSICQTVQLYNYNTESHRPKITGSLTNIQSTVGTVQSLAPDALDSKRIEEEERENAEEREKREHSNRMLKYSFAFFGVFFTFGLSYIIYDLSRTQYDEQGNIIEDEYSNLPLYERVYKRVKREYNYYTKMVQEPSRDKLLPDPLKYPYIQPPYTLVLELTDVLVHPDWTYETGWRFKKRPGVDQFLEAVAPPQFEIVVYTSEQGMTVFPILDALDPNGYIMYRLVRDTTRFVDGHHVKDLDSLNRDLSKVIVVDWNAKSTKFHPENTLRLAQWTGNDNDTTLYDLAAFLKTIIATNVQDVREVLNYYSQYDNPLQVFRENQRKLLMQMEEEESKAQQENGKVLISKWKPSFLRGR; encoded by the exons ATGGCATTCGCGACAAGGAGTCTGCGACATTTCTATAAAATATACAATGGAAGTACGGGAGCAATATACTCCACGCTTCGACAGCCGATTACTCGGGTATCCATTTGTCAGACCGTGCAATTGTATAATTACAACACTGAAT CTCATCGACCAAAAATAACAGGTAGTTTAACAAATATACAATCAACCGTTGGCACTGTTCAGTCGCTAGCACCAGATGCTTTAGACAGTAAAAGgatagaagaagaagagagagaaaatGCAGAGGAAAGGGAAAAGAGAGAACATTCGAATAGAATGCTTAAATATAGTTTCGCATTTTTCGGTGTGTTCTTTACGTTCGGGTTATCTTATATTATTTATGACTTGTCGAGGACACAATATGATGAGCAGGGGAATATCATAGAGGATGAGTACTCTAATTTACCATTGTACGAAAGAGTATACAAAAGGGTTAAGAGGGAATATAACTATTATACCAAG ATGGTCCAAGAACCCAGCAGGGACAAGTTGCTTCCAGATCCACTGAAATACCCCTACATTCAACCCCCTTATACTTTGGTCCTGGAGCTGACAGATGTCCTTGTACACCCAGATTGGACA TATGAAACTGGCTGGAGATTTAAAAAGAGGCCTGGTGTGGACCAATTTTTAGAAGCTGTTGCCCCACCACAATTTGAGATTGTGGTATACACATCAGAACAGGGAATG acTGTTTTCCCCATCCTGGATGCCTTGGATCCTAATGGATATATCATGTACAGATTGGTAAGAGATACAACGCGTTTTGTGGATGGGCATCATGTTAAAGACTTGGATTCTCTTAACCGTGATCTCAGTAAG GTTATAGTAGTTGATTGGAATGCAAAGAGTACAAAATTCCATCCCGAGAATACTTTAAGACTAGCCCAATGGACGGGTAATGATAATGACACGACATTGTATGATTTAGCTGCATTCCTCAAAA CCATAATAGCGACAAACGTGCAAGACGTACGAGAAGTCCTCAATTATTATAGTCAGTACGATAATCCACTGCAGGTTTTCAGAGAAAATCAGAGGAAGTTACTT ATGCAAATGGAGGAGGAGGAAAGCAAAGCGCAGCAGGAAAACGGTAAAGTACTTATTTCAAAGTGGAAGCCCTCTTTCCTTCGGGGTCGTTAA